AAAAAAATCGTCAGGGTCATTAATGCTAGAAGGGTGTTTTCATGGCGTTGCAAGCATCTCTGCCATGGATGTTTACCCTGTTCTAATTGAGTGGGGTTCAGTGGCTCCCGACGAAATTTGCTCATAGCCGTTTCAAATCTTCAAATCAATGTATTTGCACTCAGCGGTTGAATGGACAGATCGATCGCCCCAGGATCAATTTGCAACAGTTCCCAGATTTGATTCTCAAGCTGGTTAAATTTGGATTGGCGTTTCATCGCAAGGGTGCGGGGGCGTGGCAGCGAAATTGGCACGATGGCTTTCACCTGTCCGGGGCGAGCCGACATCACCATCACCTGATCTGCCAGAAAAATGGCTTCGTCGATTTGATGAGTGACGTAAATTGCGGTTGTGCCAGCTTCTTGCCAGATTCGTTGCAACTCTAGCTGCATATACTCACGGGTCTGAGCATCTAATGCAGAGAGCGGCTCGTCTAATAACAAAAGCCTGGGTTCAATCGCCAGTGCGCGGGCTAAATTAACCCGTTGTTGCATCCCGCCTGACAACTCATGAGGATAGCTCTCCTCAAATTCTTTTAGCCCAACCAGATCAATAAAACGTTTGGCGCGATCATGGGCTTTGTCACGGCGATGTCCCTGCAACTCCAACCCATACATCACATTGCTGATCACCGTCCGCCAGGGCATCAGAGCAGGCGATTGAAACACCATAGCGCGATCGCGACCTGGACCTGCGATCGCCTCACCATCCAGTGAAATAGTTCCAGTTTTGACGGGCAACAAACCAGCAATCACGTTTAGCAGAGTTGTCTTGCCGCAACCGCTCGGACCCACGATCGCTAAAAACTGCCCTTCTTCGACTTCAAAACTGACATCTTGAACAGCAGGAACTAAACGCTGTGAGCGTTTGACAAAATAATCAATACAAATGTTTTCAGCTTTTAGCTTTGCCATTG
This DNA window, taken from Oscillatoria sp. FACHB-1407, encodes the following:
- a CDS encoding ABC transporter ATP-binding protein produces the protein MAKLKAENICIDYFVKRSQRLVPAVQDVSFEVEEGQFLAIVGPSGCGKTTLLNVIAGLLPVKTGTISLDGEAIAGPGRDRAMVFQSPALMPWRTVISNVMYGLELQGHRRDKAHDRAKRFIDLVGLKEFEESYPHELSGGMQQRVNLARALAIEPRLLLLDEPLSALDAQTREYMQLELQRIWQEAGTTAIYVTHQIDEAIFLADQVMVMSARPGQVKAIVPISLPRPRTLAMKRQSKFNQLENQIWELLQIDPGAIDLSIQPLSANTLI